The following are encoded together in the Monodelphis domestica isolate mMonDom1 chromosome 5, mMonDom1.pri, whole genome shotgun sequence genome:
- the LOC100028337 gene encoding calaxin-like, giving the protein MFLRPRYSSDLIGSSHPHASPSAPAPQTTVPSESSLFVPALLARQHCALVQPPERALKTSAHPSPPQPQLLPMAHFMKHSRRPVIYSLDLRELKKVVTALSKAATHFNKKELECLVKVFYSFMEKGQKRSLYEGLDRSEFRNVLHGVFGMTDDLLMNRVFGAFDKDGDNRISAAEWVEGLSVFLRGSFEEKLKYCYQVYYVNGDGYISQDEMFDMLKNSLLKHPVEEDPVEGIKELVEITLKKMDYDNDGKLSFEDFEQAVKKDRLLLEVFGPCLPETEKCLEFETLAFKEINNEFSL; this is encoded by the exons ATGTTCCTGAGACCTCGTTATTCCTCAGATCTGATAGGCTCGAGCCATCCTCATGCCTCTCCCTCCGCTCCGGCCCCGCAGACAACTGTG CCTTCAGAATCTTCTCTGTTTGTCCCTGCACTGTTGGCACGGCAACACTGTGCTCTGGTGCAGCCTCCGGAGAGAGCGCTGAAGACCTCCGCACACCCATCACCACCCCAACCCCAGCTCTTGCCAATGGCTCATTTCATGAAACACAGCAGGCGACCAGTGATCTACAGCCTCGACTTGAGGGAGCTCAAGAAGGTGGTGACGGCCCTGAGTAAAGCAGCCACCCATT TCAACAAAAAAGAATTGGAGTGTCTTGTAaaagttttttattcatttatggaAAAGGGACAAAAACGAAGTCTCTACGAGGGCCTGGATCGCAGTGAGTTTAGAAATGTCCTGCATGGCGTTTTTGGAATGACTGATGACCTGCTTATGAACAGGG TGTTTGGGGCTTTTGACAAAGATGGTGACAATCGCATTAGTGCAGCTGAGTGGGTCGAAGGATTATCTGTGTTTCTCCGTGGATCTTTTgaagaaaaattgaaat ACTGTTACCAAGTTTATTACGTGAATGGGGACGGATATATTTCCCAGGATGAAATGTTTGACATGCTGAAGAACAGTCTCCTCAAACATCCAGTGGAAGAAGATCCTGttgaaggaataaaagaattgGTAGAAATAACACTGAAGAAAATG GATTATGATAATGATGGGAAACTATCTTTTGAAGACTTTGAACAAGCAGTAAAGAAAGACCGCCTTTTGTTAGAGGTGTTTGGCCCATGTTTACCAGAAACTGAG AAGTGTCTTGAATTTGAAACCCTGGCGTTCAAAGAAATAAACAATGAATTTTCACTGTGA
- the RBM48 gene encoding RNA-binding protein 48 yields MSGMASRRKPVSESRGTKSGRMADGGGELGGYHPHHVQRAVCDSRAKYREGRRPRAVKVYTINLESQYLLIQGVPAVGVMKELIEQFALFGAIEQYNALDEYPAEEFTEVYLIKFQKLQSARIAKRKLDERSFFGGLLHVCYAPEFETVQETREKLQERRRYIARTTGIKEDKLQPVTKKNVYTEPTFTKDLRNYFQSKASEFCATSLNPYTENPWNCHPGSLNSTPYHVSSKYTASESGDLLERTLIPPQLDRNYNKTMSDYNQKNSLTEMEMIGTSVGYIEPQKVIPSNNGIARFMPRTTQLQERKRRREEDRKLGTFLETNPRSKEVIIGPQLPEIPKVDMEDESLNMSANLIRNKLKEVISSQPKPSESKLEDTHISRPLKQRRRI; encoded by the exons ATGAGTGGGATGGCGTCCAGGCGGAAGCCGGTGTCTGAGAGTAGGGGGACCAAATCGGGTAGGATGGCGGACGGTGGAGGGGAGTTGGGTGGCTATCACCCTCATCACGTGCAGCGTGCTGTTTGTGACTCGCGGGCCAAGTACCGGGAGGGCCGGAGGCCCCGCGCAGTTAAG GTATATACAATCAATTTGGAATCTCAGTACTTATTAATTCAAGGAGTTCCTGCCGTGGGAGTTATGAAAGAGTTGATTGAGCAATTTGCTTTATTTGGTGCTATTGAACAGTATAATGCTCTAGATGAGTATCCGGCAGAAGAATTTACAGAAGTGTATCTAATTAAATTCCAAAAATTACAAAGTGCAAG GATAGCCAAACGAAAATTGGATGAACGAAGTTTTTTCGGTGGTTTACTTCATGTGTGCTATGCTCCAGAATTTGAAACAGTACAAGAAACCAGAGAGAAATTACAGGAGAGACGACGATATATAGCAAGAACAACTGGGATTAAAG aaGATAAACTCCAGCcagtaacaaagaaaaatgtgtATACAGAACCTACATTTACAAAAGACCTCAGAAATTATTTTCAATCAAAGGCGTCTGAATTTTGTGCAACTTCTTTGAACCCTTATACTGAAAATCCATGGAATTGTCATCCTGGCTCTCTGAATTCAACTCCATATCATGTCTCTTCAAAGTATACAGCTTCTGAATCAGGAGATCTCTTAGAGAGAACTCTGATCCCCCCTCAGCTTGATAGAAACTATAACAAAACTATGTCAGATTATAACCAGAAGAACTCTTTGACAGAGATGGAAATGATTGGAACTTCAGTAGGCTATATTGAACCCCAAAAGGTTATTCCTTCTAATAATGGAATTGCTAGATTCATGCCTCGAACAACTCAGCTGCAGGAgcgaaagagaagaagagaagaagaccgTAAACTTGGAACTTTCCTTGAAACAAACCCAAGAAGTAAGGAAGTTATTATTGGACCACAGCTACCAGAAATCCCTAAAGTGGATATGGAGGATGAGTCTTTGAATATGTCAGCTAACTTAATTCGTAATAAACTAAAGGAG GTCATTTCTTCCCAACCAAAACCCTCAGAGAGCAAGCTGGAAGATACACATATAAGTCGTCCATTAAAGCAAAGAAGAAGAATATAG